GCGGATGTTGGCTTCCGACAGCGCGACCACCTGAGCGCCGCGGTTGGGTTCGATCTGCACCAGGCCTTCGGCGGCCAGCACGCGGAACGCCTCGCGCAGCGGGGTGCGCGACACGCCAAGCAGGTCGCACAGCGCGCGTTCGTTCAACCGGGTGCCGGGCGGGAATTCGCCCTGGATGATGCGTTCGCGTAGCGATCCGGCCGCCGAACCCGCCAGCGTGCGTCCGTCGCCGGCGGCGCGGATGGCCGTCGGGGCGGAGTCGGGCAAGAGATCGGGCGAGGCAACAGCCTCGGCGTGATCCGGCGAGAAGCTAGGATCGCTGCGCATTGGTATACAAAAATTCCCCTTGTTTTCGCAGACTATAAACCCGTCTTTGCTGCGGTTTTGATGGGTGTATACCCTAGGTTATCGACGTAAAAACAATGGGATAGAGTGACGCATGCCGCAAGTCCGCCAGGCCGCCGAACGCTGCCTGACCGCCGCGCAAAGTGCCTTGGTATACAAACCGTCCACATTGGGGCCACGCATGCTCTCGCTGAACACCCACCCGTCCGGCCGGCATTTCCTGCAGATTCCCGGACCCACCAACGTGCCCGACCGGGTCCTGCGCGCCATCGACCTGCCCACCATCGACCACCGCGGACCCGAGTTCGGTGAGCTCGGCAAGGCGGTGCTGTCGGGCCTGAAACCGATCTTCCAGACCGAGTCGCCCGTCGTCATCTTCCCGGCGTCGGGCACCGGCGCGTGGGAGGCGGCGCTGGTCAATACGCTGTCGCCAGGCGACCGCGTGCTGATGGTCGAAACCGGCCACTTCGCCAGCCTGTGGCGCAAGCTGGCCGGGCGGCTGGGGCTGGAGGTGGACTACATCGAAGGCGACTGGCGTCATCCGGTCGATGCCGGCGTGATTGGCGCGCGGCTTGCGGAGGATTCGCAGCACCGCATCAAGGCAGTGTGCGTGGTGCACAACGAGACCTCCACGGGCGTCACCAGCGACATTGCCGCGGTGCGCGCCGCCATTGATCAGGCCGGTCATCCGGCGCTGTTGATGGTCGACACGATTTCTTCGCTGGGCTCCATCGACTACCGCCACGACGAATGGGGCGTGGACGTGACGGTGGCCGGTTCGCAGAAAGGGCTGATGCTGCCGCCGGGCCTGTCGTTCAACGCGGTGGGACCGCGCGCGCTGGCGGCGGCCGAGACCGCGCGTCTGCCGCGGTCGTACTGGGATTGGCGCGAGATGCTCGGGCCCAATGCGAAGGGCTATTTTCCGTACACGCCGTCGACCAATCTGCTGTACGGCTTGCATGAAGCGCTGGCCATGCTGGCGGCCGAAGGCCTGCCGCAGGTGTTCGCGCGCCACGAGCGCCATGCCCGCGCCACGCGGCTGGCGGTGGCGGGCTGGGGGCTGGAGCTGCTGAGCGCGGACCCGGCTGCGCATAGTCCGGCCTTGACCGCCGTGCTGATGCCCGAGGGCCACAGCGCCGACGCGTTGCGCAAGGTCATCCTGGATCGCTTCGATATGTCGCTGGGGCAGGGGCTGGGCAAGCTGTCCGACCGCATCTTCCGCATCGGCCATCTGGGCCACTTCAACGATCTGACGCTATGCGGCACGCTGGCGGGCGTGGAGATGGGGCTGGCCGCGGCCGGCGTTCCGCACCGCTCGGGCGGGTTGCAGGCGGCCATGGAATATTTGACCCGCGCGCCGGAACGTGCGGGGCAATGAACACACAACAACGAGGGAACCGATGAATACGCTCATGCAGCAGGCGATCCAGTTCGCTAACGACCACGAATCGACCTGGGACCGCAGCGTCAAAGGCAATTTCGGCGTGCACCTGAACGACCCGCCGCCGTGGAACCGCCTGCTCGGCCCCATCCATGACCGCGGGCCGGTGTCCGGCGTGGTGGTGGTGGACGGAAAGACGGTGGCCGAGTGGGGCGAACCGGACCGCGCCGACCTGACGTTCAGTGTCGCCAAGCTGTACCTGGCCATCCTGGCCGGCGTGGCGCATGACCGCGGCCTGCTGCCGGATGTGGACGAGCCCGTCGGCAAGCGCGTGCCGGGCATCGGCTTTGACGAAGGCCGCAACGCGTCGATCACGTGGCGCCATCTGCTGCAGCAGACCAGCGACTGGGAAGGCGAGCGCTTTGGCGTGTCGGACCAGGCGGACCGCTACCGCGCCGTCACGTTCGGTGTGCCGCCGGACGGCAAGAAGGGCGATGCGCGTCCCTTGCAGGAACCCGGCACGTATTGGGAATACAACGACGTGCGGATCAATCAGCTGTCGTACGCGCTGCTGCATCTGTTCCGCAAACCGCTGCCGGAAGTCTTCCGCGAGGCCGTCACGCGGCCGATTGGATGCAGCGAAGACTGGCAATGGGTCGGCTACGACAACGCCTGGGTCGAGATCGACGGCCAGCGCATGCCGTCTGTGCCCGGCGGCTCGCACTGGGGCGGCGGCATGTCCATCAGCGCCAAGGACCAGGCGCTGATCGGCCAGATGCTGCTGAACGACGGCCAGGCCAATGGCCAGCAGATTCTGTCGCGCGAATGGCTGCAGGCAATGCGCACTCCGTGCGACATCGCGCCGTACTACGGATACCTGATCTGGCTGAACCACGAAGGCAAGGTGTTTCCCAGCGTGCCGTCGTCCAGCTTCTTCGGCGTCGGCGCGGGCAGCTCGTTCACGTGGGTGGAACCGGAACGCAAAATGGTCGTGATCGTGCGCTGGCTGAACTCAGCCCATGCCGACGCGCTGTTCGGGAAGATCCTGGCGGCGGTGGACGCGGGGGTCTGACATCCGTAAGACTGATTCCGGTGTCTGACACCCCAATCGTCGTCCGGGTTTTGCGGCATGTCAGGTTTTTTCGGGCAAGATGTTGCGTTCGGCCGCGCGGTGCCGCGTGGCCACGCCTGACATTCTCATCCGATCAAGGAACCACGCCATGAATTACCGCCGACTGGGAACCAGCAATCTCCGGGTATCGCCGCTCTGCCTGGGCACCATGATGTTCGGGGAGCAGACGCCCGATGACGAGGCCGCGCGCATTGTCGCGTCGGCGCGCGATCATGGCTTGAATTTCATCGACACCGCCGACGTCTACAACGAAGGCCGGTCGGAAGAGGTCGTGGGCAAGCTGCTCAAAGGCCAACGCCACGACTGGGTGCTGGCCAGCAAAATCGGCAATCCCGTCGGCAAGGGACCGAATCTGGCGCATTACTCGCGCCAGTGGCTGATCCGCGGCGTGGAGCAGAGCCTGTCGCGCATGGGTACGGATTTCATGGACATCCTGTACCTGCACCGCGACTACCACGAAGAAAATCTGGAAGAGGCGCTGTGGGCGCTGGGCGACCTGATCCGCGCGGGCAAGCTGCGCAGCTTCGGTCTGTCGAACTTCCGCGGCTGGCGCATCGCAGAGGTGATGCGTCTATGCGAAAAGCTGGGTGTGCCGCAGCCGGTGGTGTGCCAGCCGTACTACAACATGCTGAACCGCGGGCCGGAAGTCGAGATCCTGCCGGCGTGCAAGCATTACGGCCTGGGCGTGGTGCCGTACAGCCCGATCGCGCGTGGCGTGCTGACGGGCAAGTACCTGCCGGGCCAGGCGCCCGCGGCGGATACGCGCGCCGGACGCGGCGACCGCCGCATCCTGGCCACCGAATTCCGTGAGGAATCGCTGCAGATCGCGCAGAAGCTGGTGCAGCACAGCGCGGCGCGCGGCGTGCTGCCGGGCCACTTCGCCACCGCCTGGGTGCTGGCCAATCCGGTCATCACCGCTGTTATCGCGGGCCCGCGCACGCTGGCGCAGATGGACGATTACTACGCGGCGCTGGACGTGACGATCACGCCCGAGGACGAGACGGTCGTGAACGAGTGGGTGACCCCGGGCCACGCGTCCGCGCATGGCTACAACGATCCGAGCTATCCGTTCTACGGCCGCCCGGTGACGGCAGCGTAAACAGGCGCGGGGCCGCGCACGGCCCCGCGTAACGCCCGCCCCGCGTTAGCCCCGCCTTACCCCCGCGCGGCCGCCGGTTCGGCCGCGATGCCGTGCAGCATCATCTGTTCGGCCACCTGCGCGATGCCCATGCGCGCAATCCGTCCGCGCCGCTCGGCATCCACCATGCTGGTGATGATCGCGATCAACAATTCGCTGAGCGCGGCCGCGGTCATGTCCACGCGGAACGCACCTTCGCGCTGACCGCGCAAAAAGAACGCGTCCAAGGTTTCCTGATAGCCGGACCAGCTGTTCATGATGTCCGGCTCCAGCTCGGTGTCGGGCTTCCAGTTGTAGATCAGGAACGCCGTCAATTCCTTGTGCGCCAGGTGCTGTTCGATCAGGTTGCGCAGCGCCGTGCGGGGCGGGGCGGTTTCCAGGTGCGAGTCCGCCAGCGCCTGCTTCATGACCTGCGCGCAATGCGTCATCAGGCGCAGCACCAACTGGTCCCGCGTCTTACAGAACCGGTACAAGGTCGCCTTGCTGACGCCGACCGCCTTGGCCAGCTCCTGTAAGGTCGCGCGCGGCTGATCCACCATCGCAAGCGCCAGCGCGACCAGCAGCCGTTCGTGGCCTGCCTCTTCAGACATTGCCTCCTCCCCATTTGTGGTTATCCCTGGGCCGGTATTGGATCATGGGCGATTCACTTTGTACAAACTTCCGCGGATTTATCAAGTAAAGACTTGTGAACCGTCAGATTTAAGCCTAAAAGCAGCAAATGAATCAATATTGATTCAAATCGTCCTTTCAGGTAGCATCAGCGTCTCTTTGAATTCAGAACGCGCTGCGCGGGGGTAGTAATGAAGGTGAACAAAGCATGGCAGCTGCCCCTGGCGGTGTTGGCGACGGCAATCCTCCTGGCCGGTTGCGGCGGGTCCGACGGCGGTGAACCGCAGGCGGCGGGTCCGCGTCCGGTGCAGGCGCTTGCCGTGCAGCCGCAGCGCTACACGTTGACGAGCGAACTGCCCGGCCGGGTCGAGCCCATGCGCGTGGCCGAGGTCCGTGCCCGCGTGGCCGGCATCGTGCTGAGCCGGGAGTTCGTGGAAGGCGCCGACGTCAAAGCCGGCGATGTGCTGTTCCGCATTGATCCGGCGCCGTTCAAGGCGGCGCTGTCGCGTGCGCAGGGCGAGCTGGCCAAGGCGCAGGCCGCCGTGTCCGACGCGCAG
The DNA window shown above is from Achromobacter spanius and carries:
- a CDS encoding TetR/AcrR family transcriptional regulator, with the protein product MSEEAGHERLLVALALAMVDQPRATLQELAKAVGVSKATLYRFCKTRDQLVLRLMTHCAQVMKQALADSHLETAPPRTALRNLIEQHLAHKELTAFLIYNWKPDTELEPDIMNSWSGYQETLDAFFLRGQREGAFRVDMTAAALSELLIAIITSMVDAERRGRIARMGIAQVAEQMMLHGIAAEPAAARG
- a CDS encoding pyridoxal-phosphate-dependent aminotransferase family protein, translating into MLSLNTHPSGRHFLQIPGPTNVPDRVLRAIDLPTIDHRGPEFGELGKAVLSGLKPIFQTESPVVIFPASGTGAWEAALVNTLSPGDRVLMVETGHFASLWRKLAGRLGLEVDYIEGDWRHPVDAGVIGARLAEDSQHRIKAVCVVHNETSTGVTSDIAAVRAAIDQAGHPALLMVDTISSLGSIDYRHDEWGVDVTVAGSQKGLMLPPGLSFNAVGPRALAAAETARLPRSYWDWREMLGPNAKGYFPYTPSTNLLYGLHEALAMLAAEGLPQVFARHERHARATRLAVAGWGLELLSADPAAHSPALTAVLMPEGHSADALRKVILDRFDMSLGQGLGKLSDRIFRIGHLGHFNDLTLCGTLAGVEMGLAAAGVPHRSGGLQAAMEYLTRAPERAGQ
- a CDS encoding aldo/keto reductase, whose translation is MNYRRLGTSNLRVSPLCLGTMMFGEQTPDDEAARIVASARDHGLNFIDTADVYNEGRSEEVVGKLLKGQRHDWVLASKIGNPVGKGPNLAHYSRQWLIRGVEQSLSRMGTDFMDILYLHRDYHEENLEEALWALGDLIRAGKLRSFGLSNFRGWRIAEVMRLCEKLGVPQPVVCQPYYNMLNRGPEVEILPACKHYGLGVVPYSPIARGVLTGKYLPGQAPAADTRAGRGDRRILATEFREESLQIAQKLVQHSAARGVLPGHFATAWVLANPVITAVIAGPRTLAQMDDYYAALDVTITPEDETVVNEWVTPGHASAHGYNDPSYPFYGRPVTAA
- a CDS encoding serine hydrolase domain-containing protein; amino-acid sequence: MNTLMQQAIQFANDHESTWDRSVKGNFGVHLNDPPPWNRLLGPIHDRGPVSGVVVVDGKTVAEWGEPDRADLTFSVAKLYLAILAGVAHDRGLLPDVDEPVGKRVPGIGFDEGRNASITWRHLLQQTSDWEGERFGVSDQADRYRAVTFGVPPDGKKGDARPLQEPGTYWEYNDVRINQLSYALLHLFRKPLPEVFREAVTRPIGCSEDWQWVGYDNAWVEIDGQRMPSVPGGSHWGGGMSISAKDQALIGQMLLNDGQANGQQILSREWLQAMRTPCDIAPYYGYLIWLNHEGKVFPSVPSSSFFGVGAGSSFTWVEPERKMVVIVRWLNSAHADALFGKILAAVDAGV